In Trichocoleus sp., the following are encoded in one genomic region:
- a CDS encoding SRPBCC family protein yields MGMNPELEMSSIVPNNENLDEDLALLEADAEDALRAGVTVSTDRLGGRRRQISAQIYIPHSQTQIWQILTDYDRLADFIPSLAKSQRLSQFQEQIRIEQIGAEVFLKFKFRARVVLDMVEHYPHQIDFTMVEGDFKEFVGTWQLKPVSGGTELCYTVAILPPLAMPVSLIERRLRSGLVMNLSAIRDRASQQSPA; encoded by the coding sequence ATGGGTATGAATCCTGAGTTAGAAATGAGTTCGATCGTCCCCAACAACGAAAACTTGGACGAGGATTTAGCATTACTCGAGGCAGATGCAGAAGATGCGCTTCGAGCAGGCGTTACTGTATCAACCGATCGACTGGGGGGACGACGCAGACAAATTTCGGCTCAGATTTACATTCCTCATTCCCAGACCCAAATCTGGCAGATTTTGACAGACTACGATCGTCTCGCTGATTTTATTCCCAGCCTCGCCAAAAGTCAGCGGCTTTCTCAGTTCCAGGAGCAAATCCGGATTGAACAAATCGGCGCAGAAGTATTTTTGAAGTTCAAGTTTCGTGCGCGTGTCGTGCTGGATATGGTCGAGCATTACCCGCATCAAATCGACTTTACGATGGTCGAGGGAGACTTCAAAGAATTTGTGGGAACCTGGCAGCTAAAACCCGTTTCTGGGGGAACAGAGCTATGCTACACCGTCGCCATTCTGCCGCCCCTTGCCATGCCTGTTAGCTTGATTGAACGCCGCCTCCGCAGTGGACTGGTGATGAACCTCTCGGCAATTCGCGATCGGGCAAGTCAACAATCTCCGGCTTAA
- a CDS encoding nucleoside 2-deoxyribosyltransferase codes for MAKTLYLANPYGFSQQQRSLLLPPIVKTLETLGAEVWEPFARNNQIDFSQASWAYQVAQADFNDVRQCDGIFAIVNGTPPDEGVMIELGMAIALNKAIFLFRDDFRRCSDNEAYPLNLMLFAGFPAIGWEAYYYTAIEEIPSPEKALYQWLTN; via the coding sequence GTGGCAAAGACGCTTTATCTCGCCAATCCTTACGGGTTTTCTCAGCAGCAGCGATCGTTACTCTTACCCCCAATTGTCAAAACTCTTGAGACATTAGGTGCAGAAGTGTGGGAGCCCTTTGCCCGAAATAACCAGATCGATTTCTCTCAGGCAAGCTGGGCATATCAGGTCGCGCAAGCCGACTTTAATGATGTCAGGCAATGCGATGGAATTTTTGCGATCGTCAACGGAACACCACCTGATGAAGGCGTGATGATTGAACTGGGTATGGCAATTGCGCTCAATAAAGCCATCTTTCTGTTCCGAGATGATTTCCGTCGCTGTAGTGATAATGAAGCATATCCCCTGAACCTGATGCTATTTGCAGGCTTTCCAGCAATTGGCTGGGAGGCATATTACTATACAGCGATTGAAGAAATTCCATCCCCCGAGAAAGCGTTATATCAATGGTTGACTAACTAA
- a CDS encoding ATP-binding protein — translation MRSRKQRDCQAQPTGIRYGQGSCPSTPATSVESAVAACSLIFNLRSRELPVMQQNLARGSYLIGQQITHAMLTQTPQDALLTVARVLGEAFLAESCLIVPFPQQASVAYWSLESGMQQMQDAPEPTAAILRHLLEQDSTSKSAKQPIVIPALPLNLASHPSDSDSPATICHNPLHPTDRLPETISSANNSLTSSESDSVIAIQTLFQKQINGIIVLAGSRPNQWRELEVHLLKTLAPQVAVAISHSQLEQRVQQQQQQQILLDQLTSTIRNSGSLQQVFQLAVEAIPTTLQASRGMVLLFKYSDPLFKQRSQGLPKAKASIAAQWCDRAEFIDSELEPESEAFWIASCDLCRHLLSNPTDPVIVRSDSARDTLNSVHLSESVDLFAASQDTASLFQFDDFATSLIMPLENQGTVLGCLVLQHERMRSCSLAEITFVRMVAAQLSTAIIQNRTLQQVQAMVQERTAQLQRSLEVQAKLYEKTRQQVEQLQRLNGEREEFLSTVSHELLTPLTSMTLAIRMLRQSSLPPERQAKYLDILEQQCAQETTLINDLLALRQLEANQAELELEKLDVRHWIQDLAGSIAATWTENDVQLEIEVPQKPLLIQTDSESLNRVLTELLTNAKKYSEPGSLIHLQVSHQPDRAQGSVMVRLSNTGAGISPEELPHIFDKFRRGQGVTQQAIQGTGLGLALVKGLVEHLNGEITASSHPIGQSSLWQTCFTLVFPQCLQGTVQLIS, via the coding sequence ATGCGGTCTAGGAAACAACGCGATTGCCAAGCACAACCGACTGGAATAAGGTATGGGCAAGGTAGCTGTCCTAGTACCCCGGCAACATCAGTTGAGTCAGCGGTGGCAGCCTGTTCATTAATCTTTAATCTTCGATCGCGAGAACTGCCTGTAATGCAGCAAAACTTGGCACGGGGTAGCTATCTTATTGGGCAGCAAATAACTCACGCGATGCTTACCCAGACACCGCAGGATGCCCTCCTAACTGTTGCAAGAGTTCTAGGGGAGGCTTTTTTGGCAGAAAGCTGCCTCATTGTGCCATTTCCACAACAGGCGTCCGTTGCTTACTGGAGTTTAGAAAGCGGTATGCAGCAAATGCAGGACGCTCCAGAACCAACGGCAGCAATCTTGAGGCACTTGCTTGAACAAGACAGCACGTCAAAATCAGCCAAACAGCCAATTGTCATTCCTGCCCTGCCCCTGAATCTAGCAAGTCACCCCTCTGATTCAGATTCACCAGCGACGATTTGCCACAACCCTCTTCATCCCACCGATCGCCTGCCAGAAACCATTTCCTCGGCAAACAACTCATTAACCAGCTCAGAATCAGACTCAGTTATCGCAATCCAAACTCTATTTCAAAAGCAGATTAACGGCATCATTGTGCTCGCAGGCTCCCGCCCCAATCAATGGAGGGAATTAGAAGTGCATCTCCTAAAAACGCTTGCCCCTCAAGTCGCAGTTGCCATTTCCCACAGCCAGCTAGAGCAGCGAGTTCAGCAACAACAGCAACAGCAAATTCTGCTCGATCAGCTCACTTCTACCATTCGCAATAGTGGCAGTCTCCAGCAGGTTTTCCAGCTCGCAGTCGAAGCGATCCCTACAACGCTTCAGGCAAGCCGAGGGATGGTGCTGCTGTTCAAGTACAGCGACCCTCTGTTCAAGCAGCGCTCTCAGGGACTGCCCAAAGCAAAAGCCAGCATTGCTGCCCAGTGGTGCGATCGAGCCGAGTTTATTGACTCTGAGCTAGAGCCGGAATCTGAGGCTTTCTGGATTGCATCTTGTGACCTTTGTCGCCATCTTCTTAGCAATCCAACTGATCCGGTCATTGTCCGCTCAGATTCAGCGCGCGACACTCTTAACTCAGTTCACCTTTCTGAAAGTGTTGATCTCTTCGCCGCCTCGCAAGACACCGCCTCCCTCTTCCAATTTGATGACTTTGCCACTTCCCTGATCATGCCTTTAGAAAATCAGGGAACTGTTTTAGGGTGTCTGGTTTTGCAGCATGAACGGATGAGATCCTGCTCATTAGCAGAAATTACTTTTGTGCGGATGGTTGCGGCACAACTGAGCACTGCCATCATTCAGAATCGAACGCTGCAACAGGTACAGGCGATGGTACAAGAGCGGACAGCTCAGCTTCAGCGCAGTCTAGAGGTGCAAGCAAAGCTGTATGAGAAAACCAGACAGCAGGTTGAGCAACTGCAACGACTCAACGGAGAACGCGAAGAATTTTTGAGTACCGTCAGCCATGAGTTACTTACTCCTTTAACGAGCATGACTCTGGCAATCAGGATGCTGCGCCAATCCAGTCTTCCTCCAGAGCGACAAGCAAAATATCTTGATATTCTAGAGCAGCAATGCGCTCAGGAAACCACCCTAATTAACGATCTGTTAGCCCTGCGCCAGCTAGAAGCAAATCAGGCAGAGTTGGAGCTAGAAAAGCTTGATGTTCGCCACTGGATTCAGGATTTAGCCGGATCGATCGCCGCCACCTGGACAGAAAACGACGTACAGCTAGAAATTGAAGTGCCACAGAAGCCGCTGCTGATTCAAACCGACTCAGAAAGCTTAAATCGAGTTTTGACAGAGCTATTAACCAATGCTAAAAAATATTCGGAGCCTGGCAGCCTGATTCATTTGCAGGTGTCTCATCAGCCCGATCGGGCTCAAGGTTCTGTTATGGTGCGCTTGTCTAACACGGGAGCAGGCATTTCGCCTGAAGAGTTGCCCCACATCTTTGATAAATTCCGGCGGGGGCAAGGAGTGACGCAGCAAGCGATTCAAGGCACTGGATTGGGTCTAGCATTAGTAAAAGGTTTAGTGGAGCATTTAAACGGTGAAATCACGGCTTCGAGCCATCCGATCGGGCAAAGCTCGCTCTGGCAAACCTGTTTTACTCTCGTCTTCCCCCAATGCCTGCAAGGTACCGTACAACTGATTTCGTGA